Within Enterobacter sp. RHBSTW-00175, the genomic segment ATGACAGCGCCATCATCACCACCGACGTGGGCCAGCATCAGATGTGGACTGCACAGGCTTATCCGCTGAACCGTCCGCGCCAGTGGCTGACCTCCGGCGGGCTGGGCACTATGGGCTTTGGCCTGCCTGCGGCGGTTGGCGCGGCGCTGGCTAACCCGGATCGCAAGGTTATCTGCTTCTCCGGTGACGGCAGCCTGATGATGAACATTCAGGAAATGGCGACCGCGGCCGAAAACCAGTTAGACGTGAAAATCATTCTGATGAACAACGAAGCGCTGGGGCTGGTGCATCAGCAGCAAAGTCTGTTCTACAAGCAGGGCGTGTTTGCTGCGACCTATCCCGGTATGATCAACTTTATGCAGATTGCCGCCGGTTTTGGCCTGCATACCTGCGATCTGAACGCAGAAGAAGACGCGCACGCGGCGTTGCAGGCGGCGATTTCACGCCCGGGCCCGGCGCTGATCCACGTGCGTATCGACCCTGAACAAAAAGTGTATCCGATGGTACCGCCGGGTGCGGCAAATACTGAGATGGTGGGAGAATAAGCCATGCAGAAACAACATGATAACGTCATTCTGGAACTCACCGTCCGTAACCACCCTGGCGTCATGACCCACGTCTGTGGGCTGTTTGCCCGTCGCGCGTTTAACGTAGAAGGCATTCTCTGCTTGCCGATTCAGGGCAGCGAACACAGCCGCATCTGGCTACTGGTTAACGACGATCAGCGTCTGGAGCAGATGATGGCGCAGATCGATAAGCTGGAAGATGTCACCAAAGTGGAACGCAACCAGTCCGATCCCACTATGTTTAACAAAATTGCGGTGTTCTTCGAATAAATCGCTCATTGCTTGAACACCCACGCGCTTATCGATAAGGTAAGCGCGTTTTTTTATCCGCCCGCCAGGAACGCGCCATGACCACTATCGCCCTTATCGACGACCACCTTATCGTCCGCTCAGGATTTGCTCAGCTTCTGAACCTTGAACCTGATTTTCAGGTGGTGGCCGAGTTTGGTTCTGGCCGCGAGGCGCTGGCCGGTTTGCCCGGGCGCGGGGTGCAGGTCTGTATCTGCGATATCTCAATGCCGGATCTCTCAGGGCTGGAGTTGTTAACCCAGCTGCCAAAGGGAATGGCGACCATCATGCTTTCGGTTCACGACAGCCCGGCGCTGGTGGAACAGGCGCTTAACGCGGGGGCGCGCGGATTCCTTTCCAAACGCTGTAGCCCGGACGAACTTATCGCCGCCGTACGCACCGTCTCCACTGGCGGCTGCTACCTGACGCCGGATATTGCCATCAAGCTGGCGGCAGGACGCCAGGATCCGCTGACCCGACGCGAACGCCAGGTGGCGGAGAAGCTTGCTCAGGGAATGTCGGTAAAAGAGATTGCAGCTGATCTGGATCTGTCACCCAAAACCGTCCACGTCCACCGTGCCAACCTGATGGAAAAACTCGGCGTCAGCAACGATGTCGAGCTGGCGCGCCGCATGTTTGATACCTGGCAATGAGTCCCGTTTTCTCGCGGCTGATTGCCGTGGTCGCCAGTTTTTTTATCTTCTCTGCCGCCTGGTTTTGCCTGTGGAGTATCAGCCTGCATCTGGTTGAACGCCCGGCGCTGGCGGTGCTGCTGTTCCCCTTCGGCCTGCGTCTGGGATTGATGCTGCAATGCCCGCGCGGTTACTGGCCGGTGCTGCTCGGCGCTGAGTGGCTGATGCTGGTGTGGCTGGCGCAGGAAGTGGCGCTGGCGCATCTGCCCTTATTGATTTCCGGCAGCGTGCTCGCGCTTATCCCGGTTGCACTTATCTCCCGATACCGTCACCAGCGCGACTGGCGCACGCTGTTGCGTCAGGGGGCGGCGCTGATTGCCGCCGCGCTGCTCCAGTCCCTGCCGTGGATGGGTGAAAAAGAGATGCTCAACGCGCTGCTGCTGACGCTCACTGGCGGCCTGACGCTCGCGCCAACCTGCCTGGTTATCTGGCATTACCTCACCAGCACCGTCTGGCAGCCGCTCGGCCCGGCGCTGGTGTCTCAGCCGGTAAACTGGCGCGCGCGGCATCTCATCTGGTATCTGCTGTTATTCGTCGTGAGCCTGTGGTTGCAGCTCGGCCTGCCTGCGGAGCTTTCGCGCTTTACACCGTTTTGTCTGGCGCTGCCGATCATTGCGCTTGCCTGGCATTACGGCTGGCAGGGGGCGCTGATCGCCACACTGATGAACGCCATTGCCCTGATTGCGAGCCAGACCTGGCACGATCATCCGGTAGATTTACTCCTTTCTCTGCTGGCGCAAAGCCTGACCGGGCTGCTGCTTGGGGCGGGCATTCAGCGTCTTCGTGAACTGAACCAGTCCCTGCAAACCGAGCTGGCGCGTAACCGTCGTCTGGCAGAACGCCTGCTGGAAACCGAAGAGACTGTACGACAGGAGGTGGCGCGTGAGCTGCATGACGATATCGGCCAGACCATTACCGCCATCCGCACCCAGGCGGGCATTGTTCAGCGTCTGGCGGCGGAAAACGCGGGCGTGAAGCAGGGAGGGGCGCATATCGAACAGCTTTCGCTCGGGGTGTATGATTCGGTTCGCCGCCTGCTGGGGCGGCTGCGTCCACGTCAGCTGGACGACCTTTCCCTTGAGCAGGCCGTGCGTTCCCTGATGCGCGAGATGGAGCTGGAAAGTCGCGGAATTGTCAGCCATCTCGACTGGCGCATCCATGAGCCAGGGCTGAGCGAAGGCCAGCGCGTCACGCTGTTTCGCGTCTGCCAGGAGGGGTTGAACAATATTGTTAAGCACGCCAGCGCCAGCGCGGTAACCCTACAGGGCTGGCAGCAGGATGAACGTCTGATGCTGGTGATTGAAGATGATGGCTGCGGCCTGCCTCCGGGTTCGGGCCAGCAGGGTTTTGGCCTTGCGGGGATGCGCGAACGCGTAACGGCGCTCGGCGGGACATTGACCCTCTCCTGCACCCACGGCACGCGCGTTAGCGTCAGCTTGCCGCTGCGTTACGCATAAGGACTCACCATGTTTAAAACGCCTGCCAACGCCACCCCTATAAGCGATAAAGCAGAAATCGACGCCCGCTACCGTTACTGGCGACGCCATATCCTGGCAACCATCTGGCTCGGTTACGCCCTGTTCTACTTCACCCGCAAAAGTTTTAACGCCGCAGCACCCGAAATCCTGGCCAGCGGCGTGATGGTGCGCACCGATATCGGCCTGCTGGCGACGTTGTTTTACATCACCTATGGCCTGTCGAAGTTCTTCTCCGGTATTGTCAGCGACCACTCTAATGCCCGCTATTTTATGGGCTTCGGGCTGATTGCCACCGGGGTAGTGAATATCCTGTTTGGTTTTTCCACCTCGCTGTGGGCCTTTGCGTTGCTGTGGGCGCTGAACGCCTTTTTCCAGGGCTGGGGCGCGCCAGTGTGCGCCCGCCTGCTCACCACCTGGTATTCGCGCAACGAGCGTGGTGGCTGGTGGGCGATATGGAACACCGCGCATAACGTTGGCGGCGCGTTGATCCCGATTGTGGTGGGTGCGGCGGCGCTGCACTACGGCTGGCGGGCGGGAATGATGATTGCGGGCGGCCTGGCAATACTTGCCGGGGTATTCCTGTGCTGGCGTTTGCGCGACAGGCCGCAGACCGTGGGGCTGCCTGCGGTGGGCGACTGGCGGCACGACGAAATGGAAATCGCCCAACAGCAGGAAGGCGCAGGGCTGACCCGCAAAGAGATCCTCACCAAATATGTGCTGAAGAACCCCTATATCTGGCTGCTGTCGCTCTGTTACGTGCTGGTCTACGTGGTGCGTGCGGCGATCAACGACTGGGGTAATTTGTATATGTCCGAAACGCTCGGCGTGGATCTGGTAACGGCGAACTCGGCAGTGACCATGTTCGAGCTGGGTGGGTTTATCGGCGCACTGGTGGCGGGCTGGGGTTCGGACAAGCTGTTTAACGGCAACCGTGGCCCGATGAACCTGATTTTCGCCGCCGGGATATTGCTCTCGGTCGGCTCGCTGTGGCTGATGCCGTTTGCCAGCTACGTGATGCAGGCGGCGTGCTTCTTCACCACCGGTTTCTTCGTGTTCGGCCCGCAGATGCTGATCGGTATGGCAGCGGCAGAGTGCTCGCACAAAGAGGCGGCAGGCGCGGCAACGGGCTTTGTCGGGCTGTTTGCTTACCTGGGGGCATCGCTTTCCGGCTGGCCGCTGGCACGGGTGATCGACATCTGGCACTGGAGCGGTTTTTTTGCGGTGATCGCCATTGCAGCGGGGATTTCTGCCCTGCTGTTGCTGCCATTTTTAAACGCTCAGGCCCCACGCGAAACCAGTGTGATGTGATGCGCTTCACCTTTTCGCCCCGAGTGGTGCAAAACCAGGAAATTTTCCCGGTTTCACCTGGACGGTATCTCAGGCGTCTCTCCCGGCTGATTTTTACAATGCCTGCCATTCGCAGGTATAAAAATCAGCTCAGGAGCAAACCATGCTGGCCTTCTTAAACCAGGTACGTAAGCCGACCCTGGATCTGCCGCTCGATGTGCGGCGCAAAATGTGGTTCAAACCCTTCATGCAGTCCTACCTGGTGGTCTTTATTGGCTACCTGACCATGTACCTGATCCGCAAGAATTTTAACATCGCGCAGAACGACATGATCTCGACCTACGGGCTGAGCATGACGCAGCTGGGGATGATTGGCCTGGGCTTCTCCATCACCTACGGCGTGGGTAAAACGCTGGTTTCCTATTACGCCGACGGCAAAAACACCAAGCAGTTCCTGCCGTTTATGCTGATCCTCTCCGCCATCTGTATGCTCGGCTTTAGCGCCAGCATGGGCACTGGCTCGGTCAGCCTGTTCCTGATGATCGCCTTCTACGCACTCAGCGGTTTCTTCCAGAGTACCGGCGGGTCGTGCAGCTATTCCACCATCACCAAATGGACGCCGCGTCGTAAGCGTGGGTCGTATCTTGGCATGTGGAACATCTCCCACAACCTCGGGGGGGCGGGTGCGGCTGGCGTGGCGCTGTTCGGTGCTAACTATCTGTTCGACGGGCACGTGATCGGCATGTTTATCTTCCCATCGATTATCGCCCTGATTGTCGGTTTTATCGGCCTGCGCTTTGGCAGCGACTCCCCGGAATCTTACGGCCTTGGTAAAGCTGAAGAGTTGTTTGACGAGGAGATCAGCGAAGAGGACAAAGAGACCGAAGAAAACGAGATGACCAAATGGCAGATCTTTGTTGAGTATGTGCTGAAAAACAAAGTGATCTGGCTGTTATGTTTCTCAAACATCTTCCTGTACGTGGTGCGTATTGGTATCGACCAGTGGTCTACCGTGTATGCCTTCCAGGAGCTGAAGCTTTCCAAAGAAGTCGCGATCCAGGGCTTTACCCTGTTTGAAGTGGGCGCGCTGGTCGGCACGCTGCTGTGGGGCTGGCTTTCTGACCTTGCCAATGGCCGTCGTGCGCTGGTGGCCTGCGTGGCGCTGGCCCTGATCATCGCGACCCTTGGTGTTTATCAACATGCCAGCAACCAGTACGTTTACCTCGCATCGCTGTTCGCGCTTGGCTTCCTGGTGTTTGGCCCGCAACTGCTGATCGGCGTAGCCGCCGTCGGCTTCGTGCCGAAAAAAGCGATCGGCGCTGCCGATGGAATTAAGGGCACCTTCGCGTACCTGATTGGCGACAGCTTCGCCAAGCTCGGTCTGGGGATGATCGCCGACGGCACACCGATTTTCGGCCTCACCGGCTGGGCAGGCACCTTTGCCGCGCTGGATGCAGCAGCCATTGGCTGTATCGTCCTGATGGCGATGGTCGCGGTGCTGGAAGAGCGTAAGATCCGCCGCGAAAACCGCGCACAGAAGCAGAAATTGAAAGCAGCCTGAGTGTGCAGGTAACGTTTTGCCCGGTGTGATGCCGGGCTTTTTTATGCCTGCCGCTAAGGCGCATATCATTTAAATCTCAACTGATTTATCTGTTATTTTCTTGCTGCTTTGACGGCTTTATCCATGCATCATCATACTTTATATTTCCTTTATGGTAGTTCCATTCAATCTCTCTAAATCTTAGCCCTATAACTTCATGCATATTTGGCACAGAGCTTCCCGGATAGTAGATATGAGTAAAATCGACAGAGGAGATAACTACGCTTTTCAGCGTAATGCTATAAACTTCTACCTCAAATCCCGCCTCTGAAGTTTCATAATATTTAAGTACGGCTTTCTGTAATCGTCTGGATTCACAAACGGCAATAGCAAAGAAGGGACTTGTTTTATCTAATTGCTTATGAATTTTTATCGGGTCATGCTGTCGCGTTCCCGTCATGCTTCCCGTAAAACTATCAACACTTTGCCTTAAACCGTAGCTACTATTCAAAACCTCAATCGCCCCTTCTCTACCTGGAGCCTGACAGTCGCTATTGACCTGCACTCCATGGTCATCGTATAAAAATAAATATGCTGGCAGTGTCATATCTATAATCCTCCATCTTTATCAATAAAGAATGCATCAGTGTATTGTTTACCATTGAGGCCATAGTAAATATTATACTGATAACCATTTTCTAATTTAACGTTGATGCATGTTTTAGGGTAAGATAATTGAATGTTATCTTTTGCTGCGATAACCGTGTATTTACCTTTCGGTGAGTAGTAAACATTATAATGGTTTAGTATATCTGTTTTGTTCACACTAAAGCAGATGGTGCCAGCTTGAATAAAAACACTACGGTGCGCAGGAGCTGGTTTACCGCCTGGGCAGCCAGAAAGAAGGACTGTAAACGAAGCAACGATTAACCTTTTCATCCAGGGAACCCATTCATGGCAGAACGATATTTATGAATCAAGGTGTAAATAGATTCGTCAGGAGTATAATCAAGATATTCATATAACCCTTTATTACCTTCAAAACCGTAATTGAGTAATAGCCAATAATCGCTGGCTATTGATGCTTGTTGCTCTAAGCCGTAATGAAGAAAATGAGATTTATCTAAGCTGTAACTATAATCTGCAAACCGGGAAAACATGCCTCGTGTTCTGACAAACATTCCTTTTTGTGATTGCCATGCATGAACCATTTCATGCATGAATCTAAGCTTTTTTGTTAGATCTTGTTCTAATGAGAAGTCTGGTGAATATGTTTCCTCTCTGAACCAAAGTTCACCGTTGGGCGTCATTGCAACATCTACAGGTTGAAGGTTAAAGGGGAGATGGCTTTCACGATGTACCCAAATTAAACTGTAATTGAGACTTCCACCGAAAAGTGTTTTAGACAGCGCGATCTCGCCTATCGTAAGTTGTCTTACCCCTCCAGGCATTATGGCTGTCCCTGAGGTGGGTCTAATTCGTTCATCTACTGACATTTAATATCTTCCCAGTCCCTGATTATTATTTTTCTCTCTAACTTAATGAAAAGGGTGTGTGAATCTTGTGATAAAACTCTCAAAGCTAAAGTCTTTTGAGGTAATTTTATTTAAAATCCAATGCGGGGTCTGAAATAAAATTAATGGAAAAGATAATAAGCAGAGGAGTGACGTTAATCATTGCTAATGTCAATATTATTGAGCAATGTTATTTATCCATTGCTCTTATAAATACAAATATTACCGGTTTCAATTTATTGCCGCCCGCTCGTCTCCAGCAACAACTCCCTCAGCCACTGCTGCGCCGGGTTACGGTGCGTGCGTCCGTGCCAGGCCATGCTTTTGGTGAATCCGGCTACCGGAACAGGCGTGTCACACACAAACATATCCGCCCGGTTTTCGGCCATGCGCTGCGGCACTACGGCGATCATATCGCTGATGGTCAGCACCTCCGGCAGCACCAGGAAGCTGCTCACCGATAATCCCACGCGTCGCTCGCGCCCGGCCTTTGCCAGCGCATCGTCGGTCACGCCGTGGAAGCTTTCGCCCTCATAAGACACCAGCACATGCTCCAGAGTACAAAAGCGCTCAAGTGAAAGCGGTTTGCCCGCATCCGGGTGATCGGCGCGCATCATGCAGACGTACCGTTCATCATAAAGCGCGCGGCTGTGGAGCTCATCAGGTGTGGTGTGCGGCGTCAGCAGGGCGAGGTCGATTTTCCCCTGCTCAAGCTGGGCGACGAGGCGCTCCGGCTCTACCGGCACCACGCGCACGCGGATGTGAGGGGCCTGCACCTTAAGGGCGGCAATAAACGGTACGATCACCGCGCGCAGGGCGTAGTCGGTGGCGGCGAGGGTCACGGTGATGCTCGCCGTGAGCGGGTCAAAAATGACGGGCTGCAACAGCACATCGATATCCGCAAGAATGCGCTTGATGGGCGCGGCCAGCGCTTCCGCGCGGGTGGTTGGCACAATGCCGTGTGGGGCGCGGATAAACAACGGGTCGTCGAAGTAATCGCGCAGGCGGTTTAGCATCCCGCTCACCGCAGGCTGCGTAAGGGCAAGGCGCGCCGCGGCTCGGGTGACGCTGCGCTCGTCCAGCAGGGCATCCAGTGCTTTCAACAGGTTAAGATCCAGCGTGCGCAGATCTGCTTTCATGACGATTTTCCACCTCTTTTCAGTTCACTATTATGGCGCTGCCTGCTGTTGACGCTGCGCGTTTCCCGATATGATGAGCGGCTTATTTAAGGAGAACGCATGGTCTGGATAATGCTGGCAACCCTCGCGGTGGTGTTCGTGGTCGGATTTCGTATCCTGACCTCTGATTCCCGCCGCGCGATCAAACGTTTAAGCGAGCGTCTGGGTATCACCCTGGTGCCGGTAGAATCGATGATCGATCAGTTTGGTAAAACGCCCGGCAATGAGTTTATCCGCTACCTTGAGCGCCCGGACGAAGCCCATCTGCAAAACGCGGCGCAGGTGCTGCTGATCTGGCAGGTCTGTATCGTCAACGGCAGCGAAGAGAACCTGCACACCTGGCACCGGCTGCTGCGTAAAGCCCGCCTGGCGGCACCGATTACCGATGCGCAAATCCGCCTCGCGCTGGGTTTTATGCGCGAGATGGAGCCAGACCCGCAGGAACTTAATGCCTTCCAGCTGCGCTACAATCAGCTCTTCTTGCCGCAAGAGGGCGTGTTTTACCTGCACTGATATCACGAATCGTGATGAAGAGTATAAAGTATCATCATTAGATTTATACCACTCGCGAGCGCAACATCACCTCATCAACAACATGACGAGGTGAACCATGAAACAATCCGCGATTATCTGGCCGAACGACTATCTGCCAGGCACCACCGATAACTTTGCATCTAACGAAATCATCGTCGCCGGGCTGAGCGCCAAAGACATTTGGGCGCAGCTTAACGACACGACTCTGTGGCCGGGCTATTACAGCAACGCTGAAGATATCCGCTTCCATGACGGCAGTGGTCCTGAACTGAGTGCCAACGCCCGTTTCCGCTTCACCACCTTTGGCTTCCCGGTTGAAGCGCAGGTGACGGAATATGTGCCGCCGGTTGACGGTGAAGCGGCACGTATCGCCTGGCACGGCTGGGTGGAAGGAGAGGCGAACTCGCGTCTGGACGTGATCCACGCATGGCTGTTTGAAGACCTGCCCGGCAACCGCGTGCGCATCCTGACCCAGGAGTCACAAAAAGGCGTTCCGGCACAGGAATTAGCGCGTACCGTGCCGAACCCGATGATTAACGGCCACCAGGAGTGGATTGTCGGATTAGCCAATGCCGCCCTTAAGGCTCGCGGGTAATTTTGCCCGGTGGCGCTTTGCTTACCGGGCCTACAAACCCCGTAGGCCAGTGCAAGCGCAGCGCCGCCCGGCAAAAAAAGCTGCGAAAGTTGTCAAAACGTTAAATCCGTCACACTTTTGATGATAAACTGCGCAGCTTTTCCGCACATTTATCTTCAGGTGACGCCATGACCGAACATATCCAGCCCACGACCAGACCGCAGACCAAAGAGGTTTCACGCCCGAACTGGTCGGCGGTTTTCTCCGTGGCATTCTGCGTTGCCTGCCTGATTACCGTCGAGTTTTTACCGGTCAGCCTGCTGACGCCAATGGCGCAGGATTTGGGTATTTCCGAAGGTGTAGCGGGGCAGTCCGTTACCGTAACTGCGTTTGTGGCGATGTTCGCCAGCCTGTTTATCACCCAGGTGATTGGCACGATTGACCGCCGCAAAGTGGTTATCCTTTTCAGCGTGCTGCTGACGCTCTCCTGCCTGCTGGTTTCTTTTGCCAATAACTTTACCCTGCTGCTGCTTGGGCGCGCCTGTCTGGGGTTAGGGCTGGGCGGTTTCTGGGCAATGTCGGCATCTCTCACCATGCGCCTGGTGCCCGCGCGCACGGTGCCTAAAGCCTTGTCCGTTATCTTTGGTGCCGTGTCTATCGCACTGGTGATCGCCGCGCCGCTGGGCAGTTTCCTCGGTGGGATTATCGGCTGGCGAAATGTGTTTAACGCGGCGGCAGTCATGGGTTTGCTGTGCATTATCTGGGTGTGGAAAGCATTGCCGTCCCTGCCGGGTGAAGCGGCGCATCATAAACAGAACATGTTCAGCCTGCTCAAGCGCCCGGGCGTGCTGGCGGGGATGAGCGCCATCTTTATGGCCTTTGCCGGGCAGTTTGCCTTCTTTACCTATATCCGCCCGGTGTTTATGACCATGGCGGGGTTTGATGTGGATGGCCTGACGCTGGTGCTGTTGAGCTTCGGTATTGCCAGCTTTGTCGGTACGTCGCTCTCATCCCAGTTCCTGAAACGCTCCCTGAAGGTGGCGCTGGCGGGTGCCCCGCTGGTTCTGGCGATAAGTGCAGCGGTGCTGGTGCTGTGGGGCAGTGATAAGTGGGTGGCGTCGGCGATTGCGATTATCTGGGGCTTTGCCTTTGCGCTGATCCCGGTGGGTTGGTCGACGTGGATCACCCGAACGCTTGCCGATCAGGCCGAAAAAGCCGGGTCGATTCAGGTGGCGGTGATCCAGCTGGCGAACACCTGTGGTGCGGCGGTCGGCGGCATTGCGCTGGATCATCTGGGGCTGACCTCACCGCTGGTGATTTCCGGCACGCTGATGCTGTTGACGGCATTGCTGGTGGCGGGGAAGGTTAAGGCACGTTGATTGATAAATAGTCACTTCGGCGATATACTTGTACCGTAACTTGTACAGGAGGCAGTATGCAGGTTGTGACTTTTACTGAAGCCCGAAGCCGGCTCAAAGATGTGTTAGATGATGTGAATGAAAATGTGGAGACGACAATAATCAGCCGCCGCAACGGTGGGGATGCAGTTGTCATGTCTCTTCAGCACTATAACTCGATGATGGAAACCATCCATCTGATGAGCTCGCCTGCCAACGCCAGCCGACTGATGGAATCAATCGCTCAGGCAAATACGGGAAAAACCACACAGAGGGATCTGATAGATGACCAGGCTTCTGATTTGGACTGATAACGGCTGGGATGATTACCTGTGGTGGCAACAGCAGGACAAGAAAACGCTTCGCAGAATCAACAAGCTGATTGAAGATGCGAAGCGCCATCCTTTCGACGGACTGGGCAAACCGGAACCGCTAAAAGGCAACCTTTCCGGCTATTGGTCACGCCGGATAAACGATACTGATCGCCTTGTTTATGGCGTAACGGATAGCGCCATTACCATCCTGATGTGCCGCTATCACTATTATTCCTGAATTACGCCGAGGTCTTCACCCGTCTTCTCGAATCCATCGAAATCAACACCACCGACGACACAATCAATAGCGTGCCCAGCCAGTCCGGCAGGGTGAACGCCACGCCCAGCAAGATGACAGACAGCAATGCGCTGCTCAGCGGCTCGGCGCAGCTCAGAATGCTCGCCTTCGGCCCGCCAATCATCTGTGCGCCTTTCAGATACAGGCTGAACGTCAGCGCTGTACCGATCACGACCAGATAGAAAAACGCCAGCAGCAGGCTGCCATCAATGACAAACGTTGTTCCGCGCCCGGCGTAGAACGGCGCCAGCATTAACCCGGCAATCAACATACTCCAGCCGACAATCGGCAACGTGCCGTAGCGGGCAATCAGCGTCGACGGATACGTCGTGTAAAACGCGGCGGCAAAGGCCGAAGCGATCCCGAAGAACAGGGCCGCAGGCGAAATGGAGAGCGAGGTGGGATCGCCATGGGTCACCAGCAGAAACGTGCCGATCAGTGACGTCATAATCGCGGACAACACAAATATCCCCGGACGCTTTTTCCGCGCCAGCGCAAACCACGCCACGATGATGGTCGGCGACAGGAATTGCAGCACGGTGGCAGTGGCGGCGTTGGATTTTTCAATCGTCAGCAGGAAGGTGAGCTGCACGGTGAGCGCGCCAACCAGCGAGAAAATCAGCAGGCTGATGGCATCTTTGCGATTTTTGATGACCGAGAAAATCTTGTCGCCGTGAACGAAGGAGAGCGTGAGCAGGATAACACCGGTAAACAGCAGGCGAACCATGGTCAGGTAAGGCGAAGAAATGTGGCTTTTCTCCATGATGTATTGCGCGCAAACCCCTGAACTGCCCCATAAAACGGCGGCGATCAGAACGTTCAGCATCCCTTTACGTGTGGAACCCATGTTCTCCCCTGCTATGTTGTCGTTAATTCGGTCAACAGCATAGCATGGTTGTGTGCGACCTGATGCCCTCACCCCGGCCCTCTCCCACTGTACGTTCCGGGGACATGGTAGACAGGTGTTCGGGGACATGGTGAACACTTTTTAACATCCTTTACCCATGGTGATCGACTTTTTCTTCAGGTCGATCACCCCCACTTTCGTGCTGTACCACCACACCTCGTAGCTGCCGTCTTCCTGCATCTCCTTCAGCCCGACCCGTTCTCCCCTGAACGCCTTGCCTGCGCTCAGACTTACCCCTTTCACGCTCAGCTTTCCGCTGATATCCACTTTCCTGACCATCACGCCCTCGTCGTATTCCGGGGGCGTGGTGTTGCCGCTGTACTGCCGCTCTGACGGCTTATACCGCGACCCCGGTACCGCCATATCCAGCGCCTCATGCGGGCGTTCAAGGTTATAGACTGTCCGCCAGTGGTCGAAGGCGCGCTGCAGTTCGCCCCCGCTCGCGAACCACTTCCCCTGCAGCACTTCTGCCTTCAGGCTCCGGTGAAAACGCTCCAGCTTACCCTGCGTCTGCGGATGATACGGCCGGGAGTGCCCCACCCGGATACCCAGACGCATCAGCCACAGCTCCAGCGCCGTCCAGGTGCCGGTGGTGTCTCCCCACGGAGAACCGTTGTCCATCGTCATCCGGTCCGGCAGGCCGTAGCGCTCAAACACGCTGACCAGCTGCTGCTGCACGGTCTCGCGCCGTTCATCGGTACAGTGCGCCAGGCACAGGGAAAATCGGGAGTGGTCGTCCAGCAGGGTGAGCGGATGGCAGCGGCCGCCTCCAAAGGGAAAGTGGCCCTTAAAATCCATCTGCCAGAGGC encodes:
- a CDS encoding LysR family transcriptional regulator, with amino-acid sequence MKADLRTLDLNLLKALDALLDERSVTRAAARLALTQPAVSGMLNRLRDYFDDPLFIRAPHGIVPTTRAEALAAPIKRILADIDVLLQPVIFDPLTASITVTLAATDYALRAVIVPFIAALKVQAPHIRVRVVPVEPERLVAQLEQGKIDLALLTPHTTPDELHSRALYDERYVCMMRADHPDAGKPLSLERFCTLEHVLVSYEGESFHGVTDDALAKAGRERRVGLSVSSFLVLPEVLTISDMIAVVPQRMAENRADMFVCDTPVPVAGFTKSMAWHGRTHRNPAQQWLRELLLETSGRQ
- a CDS encoding DUF1198 domain-containing protein, giving the protein MVWIMLATLAVVFVVGFRILTSDSRRAIKRLSERLGITLVPVESMIDQFGKTPGNEFIRYLERPDEAHLQNAAQVLLIWQVCIVNGSEENLHTWHRLLRKARLAAPITDAQIRLALGFMREMEPDPQELNAFQLRYNQLFLPQEGVFYLH
- a CDS encoding SRPBCC domain-containing protein; translated protein: MKQSAIIWPNDYLPGTTDNFASNEIIVAGLSAKDIWAQLNDTTLWPGYYSNAEDIRFHDGSGPELSANARFRFTTFGFPVEAQVTEYVPPVDGEAARIAWHGWVEGEANSRLDVIHAWLFEDLPGNRVRILTQESQKGVPAQELARTVPNPMINGHQEWIVGLANAALKARG
- the nepI gene encoding purine ribonucleoside efflux pump NepI, giving the protein MTEHIQPTTRPQTKEVSRPNWSAVFSVAFCVACLITVEFLPVSLLTPMAQDLGISEGVAGQSVTVTAFVAMFASLFITQVIGTIDRRKVVILFSVLLTLSCLLVSFANNFTLLLLGRACLGLGLGGFWAMSASLTMRLVPARTVPKALSVIFGAVSIALVIAAPLGSFLGGIIGWRNVFNAAAVMGLLCIIWVWKALPSLPGEAAHHKQNMFSLLKRPGVLAGMSAIFMAFAGQFAFFTYIRPVFMTMAGFDVDGLTLVLLSFGIASFVGTSLSSQFLKRSLKVALAGAPLVLAISAAVLVLWGSDKWVASAIAIIWGFAFALIPVGWSTWITRTLADQAEKAGSIQVAVIQLANTCGAAVGGIALDHLGLTSPLVISGTLMLLTALLVAGKVKAR
- a CDS encoding type II toxin-antitoxin system Phd/YefM family antitoxin, whose product is MQVVTFTEARSRLKDVLDDVNENVETTIISRRNGGDAVVMSLQHYNSMMETIHLMSSPANASRLMESIAQANTGKTTQRDLIDDQASDLD
- a CDS encoding Txe/YoeB family addiction module toxin, which gives rise to MTRLLIWTDNGWDDYLWWQQQDKKTLRRINKLIEDAKRHPFDGLGKPEPLKGNLSGYWSRRINDTDRLVYGVTDSAITILMCRYHYYS
- a CDS encoding DMT family transporter; the encoded protein is MGSTRKGMLNVLIAAVLWGSSGVCAQYIMEKSHISSPYLTMVRLLFTGVILLTLSFVHGDKIFSVIKNRKDAISLLIFSLVGALTVQLTFLLTIEKSNAATATVLQFLSPTIIVAWFALARKKRPGIFVLSAIMTSLIGTFLLVTHGDPTSLSISPAALFFGIASAFAAAFYTTYPSTLIARYGTLPIVGWSMLIAGLMLAPFYAGRGTTFVIDGSLLLAFFYLVVIGTALTFSLYLKGAQMIGGPKASILSCAEPLSSALLSVILLGVAFTLPDWLGTLLIVSSVVLISMDSRRRVKTSA
- a CDS encoding IS481 family transposase, yielding MESLMSWDARDTMSLRTEFVLFASQDGANIRSLCRRFGISPATGYKWLRRWAEEGASGLQDRPRIPHHSPNRSSDDITALLRIAHDRHERWGARKIKRWLEDQGHTMPAFSTVHNLMARHGLLPGTSPGIPATGRFEHDAPNRLWQMDFKGHFPFGGGRCHPLTLLDDHSRFSLCLAHCTDERRETVQQQLVSVFERYGLPDRMTMDNGSPWGDTTGTWTALELWLMRLGIRVGHSRPYHPQTQGKLERFHRSLKAEVLQGKWFASGGELQRAFDHWRTVYNLERPHEALDMAVPGSRYKPSERQYSGNTTPPEYDEGVMVRKVDISGKLSVKGVSLSAGKAFRGERVGLKEMQEDGSYEVWWYSTKVGVIDLKKKSITMGKGC